One window of Symbiobacterium terraclitae genomic DNA carries:
- a CDS encoding cell wall hydrolase, with protein sequence MARLMRAEAEGEGDLGMLMVGSVITNRVYANCGEFQGLRSVRDLINRDLATECRTGFEAVCKPYFWQGARERDIRLAERNARGERQHPATYALWFFNPQGQPCPASWWGRPLVGQYKNHCFYLADVQQCPRVFS encoded by the coding sequence ATGGCGCGGCTGATGCGGGCGGAAGCCGAGGGGGAGGGCGACCTCGGCATGCTCATGGTGGGCAGCGTCATCACCAACCGCGTCTACGCCAACTGCGGCGAGTTCCAGGGGCTCCGTTCGGTCAGGGACCTGATCAACCGCGATTTGGCGACGGAGTGCCGAACCGGGTTCGAGGCGGTGTGCAAACCCTACTTCTGGCAGGGCGCCCGTGAGCGCGACATCCGCCTCGCCGAGCGGAACGCCCGGGGTGAACGGCAACACCCGGCCACGTACGCGCTCTGGTTCTTCAACCCACAAGGACAGCCCTGCCCCGCCTCCTGGTGGGGCAGACCGCTGGTGGGTCAGTACAAGAACCACTGTTTCTACCTGGCGGATGTCCAACAGTGCCCACGAGTCTTTTCCTAG
- a CDS encoding ferritin-like domain-containing protein has translation MPDKLQLPHTPVGQLTATMTNLANFQGQFNLDKSGYNPSMPGHGTSHDMVNRQQPRTVKRVGAGIGLPYEVRLEMALQLDDHLCALNVALHQYQKHHWLTEGAEAFISLHHLLEEHIEKTAKHIDDIGERVARLGGVPTAHPVTQHELSYIKHEVEGRHSIRDFLRNDLEHELKIQQMLRKTIRRAHELGDFGTVEVLEDILVEREDLGYHLYSVLEDDTLVRGMIHLLDGQNDMAGNRPMPPGSKLQ, from the coding sequence GTGCCAGACAAGCTTCAGCTCCCCCATACTCCGGTCGGGCAGCTCACCGCCACCATGACCAACCTGGCCAACTTCCAGGGGCAGTTCAACCTGGACAAGTCCGGCTACAACCCGAGCATGCCCGGCCACGGGACCAGTCATGACATGGTCAACCGGCAGCAGCCCCGCACCGTCAAGCGAGTGGGTGCAGGCATCGGGCTGCCGTATGAGGTCCGGCTCGAGATGGCCCTGCAGCTCGACGACCACCTGTGCGCCCTCAACGTCGCCCTCCACCAGTACCAGAAACACCACTGGCTGACCGAGGGCGCCGAGGCGTTCATCAGCCTGCACCACCTGCTGGAGGAGCACATTGAGAAGACCGCCAAGCACATCGACGACATCGGCGAGCGCGTGGCCCGGCTGGGCGGCGTCCCCACGGCCCATCCGGTGACCCAGCACGAGCTCTCGTACATCAAGCACGAGGTGGAGGGCCGCCACTCGATCCGCGACTTCCTCCGCAACGACCTGGAGCACGAGCTGAAGATCCAGCAGATGCTCCGCAAGACGATCCGCCGCGCCCACGAACTGGGCGACTTCGGCACGGTGGAGGTGCTGGAGGACATCCTGGTCGAACGCGAGGATCTGGGCTACCACCTGTACAGCGTGCTGGAGGACGACACGCTGGTCCGGGGCATGATCCACCTGCTGGACGGCCAGAACGACATGGCGGGCAACCGCCCGATGCCCCCCGGCAGCAAGCTGCAGTAA
- a CDS encoding flavin reductase family protein, translated as MDAQVKKQVLRKLTYGLYVATARIGEEAAAATVNWLSQASFTPPLVMMAVKADSGLHALLSKGATVAVNILGADQKGLAETFFRPTKLEGNTLNGVPFADGETGAPLLTGVPAAFEAKVVQSVPGGDHTVFVLEVVAVHLNDPDAKVLEMWDTGWFYGG; from the coding sequence ATGGATGCCCAGGTGAAGAAGCAGGTCCTGCGGAAGTTGACATACGGCCTGTACGTGGCCACCGCCCGGATCGGCGAGGAGGCTGCGGCCGCGACGGTGAACTGGCTCTCCCAGGCCTCGTTCACCCCGCCGCTGGTGATGATGGCCGTCAAGGCCGACAGCGGGCTGCACGCCCTGCTCAGCAAGGGGGCGACGGTGGCGGTCAACATCCTCGGCGCCGACCAGAAGGGCCTGGCGGAGACCTTCTTCCGGCCGACGAAGCTGGAGGGGAACACCCTGAACGGCGTGCCCTTCGCCGACGGCGAGACGGGAGCGCCGCTTCTCACGGGCGTTCCGGCCGCCTTCGAGGCGAAGGTGGTGCAGAGCGTGCCCGGCGGCGACCACACCGTGTTCGTCCTGGAGGTCGTGGCGGTCCACCTGAACGACCCCGACGCGAAGGTGCTGGAGATGTGGGACACCGGCTGGTTCTACGGCGGCTAG
- the gerQ gene encoding spore coat protein GerQ, with protein MPGAAQFMKMPPGPPEMMFGGTVPLPQEQSYLENILRLNRGKVATIYTTNDNNPEWAAKVFRGVVENAARDHVVLADPQTGMRYVVLMVNIDYLTFDEPLNYAPEFYQSPF; from the coding sequence TTGCCCGGAGCAGCGCAGTTCATGAAGATGCCTCCGGGCCCGCCGGAGATGATGTTCGGCGGCACGGTGCCGCTTCCGCAGGAGCAGAGCTACCTCGAGAACATCCTCCGGCTGAACCGCGGCAAGGTGGCCACCATCTACACGACCAACGACAACAACCCGGAGTGGGCCGCCAAGGTGTTCAGGGGCGTGGTGGAGAACGCGGCCCGGGATCACGTGGTGCTCGCTGACCCGCAGACGGGGATGCGCTACGTGGTCCTCATGGTGAACATCGACTATCTGACCTTCGACGAGCCCCTGAACTACGCGCCGGAGTTCTATCAGAGTCCGTTCTGA